TATTCTGTATCAAAGTACATTGGTTGGCCACATGTACTGACAAGCCATCTAAACCTTCTTGAGTGTTCAAATAAAACTGATAAATTCCCAGCAAGGCTAAATAAACTAATAAAAATCTTAATAGGATTTTTAGTGTGGGTTTAAAATCTTCAAACATAATACACAAAGGTAAATATTATCAGACAAAAACCATTATATATCTTCAAAATTACATTGTAATCTTGAAAGTCAACCCAACTCTAAAATATAATAAATAAATGATTATCAAAATATTAAAATAAAATTTACTTTTAAAAAGTTTTTATTATATTTGGAAACTAGAGTTTATCTCCTAAACCCAAATTATGTTTCTAACAGAATGTCCGCGTGATGCCATGCAAGGTTGGAGTGAGTTTATTCCAACAGATACAAAAATCAATTACCTTAATACTTTAATGGAGGTAGGGTTTGATGTGTTGGACTGTGGTAGCTTTGTTTCTCCTAAAGCCATTCCGCAGATGGCAGACTCTGGGGAAGTACTGGATAATATAGATAAATCTTTATCAAACACCAAACTATCCGTTATTGTAGCTAACATAACAGGAGCAGAGAAAGCGCTTTCTCATTCTAATGTGGATATTTTAGGATTTCCTTTTTCTATATCCGAAACCTTTCAGTTTAGAAACACCAATAAAGACCAAGAAGAAGCATTTAATCAGGTAAAAACCATTTTAGAAATGGTAAAGTCTGAGAATAAAACGTTTAATCTTTACTTTTCTATGGCATTTGGAAATCCATACGGAGAAGATTGGAAATGGGAAGATGTTGCCTTTTGGGCGAACCGATTTTCGGAAATAGGAGTAAAAAATATATTACTTTCAGATACCACAGGGGTAGCCACTGCGGAAAGCATTGCACTTTTATTTGATAAAATTCCTGCGAATCACCCTGATATTAGTTTTGGTGCTCATT
The genomic region above belongs to Riemerella anatipestifer and contains:
- a CDS encoding hydroxymethylglutaryl-CoA lyase; this translates as MFLTECPRDAMQGWSEFIPTDTKINYLNTLMEVGFDVLDCGSFVSPKAIPQMADSGEVLDNIDKSLSNTKLSVIVANITGAEKALSHSNVDILGFPFSISETFQFRNTNKDQEEAFNQVKTILEMVKSENKTFNLYFSMAFGNPYGEDWKWEDVAFWANRFSEIGVKNILLSDTTGVATAESIALLFDKIPANHPDISFGAHFHNRYEDSYIKLKAAYDKGCRRFDSAIKGIGGCPMAKDDLVGNMPTEQLFNFMNLEKIEIKQNMLHFESAWNIAKSIFHF